In the Syntrophorhabdaceae bacterium genome, one interval contains:
- a CDS encoding DNA-binding protein: MENVSYVVGNRVLIGRVLPGHDFIKGIEDAFRVSGFTSGNLVSCVGSLRQASFIYIKSKPGGLMDAGYDGPTILEGPLELLSMQGPIVMEGDEVFYHFHGVVADQNGMALGGHFYREGTMLADGQRLKGGNKVLATVDFTVLAHEGARLSRKIDPQSGVNAILPEGD, encoded by the coding sequence ATGGAGAACGTATCCTATGTGGTAGGCAACAGGGTGTTGATCGGCAGAGTTTTGCCTGGCCATGATTTTATCAAGGGAATAGAGGATGCTTTTCGGGTCTCAGGATTCACCTCAGGGAATCTTGTTTCATGTGTAGGAAGCTTGAGGCAAGCCAGTTTCATTTATATCAAATCAAAACCTGGTGGACTAATGGATGCGGGCTACGATGGGCCAACGATTCTTGAAGGTCCTCTTGAGTTGCTTTCTATGCAGGGCCCTATTGTTATGGAAGGTGATGAGGTTTTCTACCATTTTCACGGAGTAGTAGCCGATCAAAATGGTATGGCCCTTGGAGGGCATTTCTACAGAGAAGGTACCATGTTGGCCGACGGGCAGAGACTAAAAGGTGGAAACAAAGTTTTGGCGACTGTAGATTTTACCGTACTAGCACATGAGGGGGCAAGGCTCTCACGAAAAATTGATCCCCAGTCTGGAGTGAATGCAATATTGCCAGAAGGCGACTAA
- a CDS encoding CocE/NonD family hydrolase, with protein MAIHEIKVEINVAVPMRDGTVLRADIYRPNVDQPLPTLVVRLPYDKGNPSVVMMSCDPMRFARNGYAVVIQDCRGCHASDGEWYPHRDDALDGYDTVEWAAAQPWSNQKVGMYGGSYLGTVQWMSAHAQPPHLVAMAPMVSPSSARNMMFKGGVFQLKTVQFLTLGLMAMHARRYHAPSELPGLMREVLNAFDNREREASYLPLRAWPVGKRSRLMNFYFDFLEHPTNDEYWRELEFAVYEKTVVPTCIVCSWYDFTSETGGLASYTGMKTRGGTEHARKNVKLIIGPWVHGVELNSVVGEIDFGILSTGAATDLIGVYLRWFDYWLKGIDNGVIDEPPVRIFVMGDNVWRNENEWPLARAAYANYYLHSGGNANGISGDGFLTTEVAEKEPQDIFHYDPLDPVPTLGGRLIRDAGAIDQSEIEQRKDVLVYSTQPLVADLEVTGPIMMKLYAQSSAPDTDFTAKLVDVWPNGKAYILADGITRARYRDSDEFPSLIEPDRVYEYTIDMMGTSNVFKAGHRIRLEISSSNFPKYDRNPNTGHDIGVDAETRVARQTIFHDRARPSHVVLPLIPR; from the coding sequence ATGGCAATTCACGAAATCAAAGTTGAGATAAATGTAGCAGTTCCGATGAGGGACGGCACGGTGCTGCGCGCAGATATTTATCGTCCCAACGTTGATCAACCGCTGCCGACACTGGTTGTGCGGTTGCCCTATGACAAAGGCAACCCATCGGTGGTGATGATGTCATGTGATCCCATGCGGTTTGCGAGAAACGGATATGCAGTGGTAATTCAAGACTGCCGTGGTTGCCATGCCTCCGACGGGGAGTGGTATCCACACCGTGACGATGCTTTAGATGGCTACGACACGGTTGAATGGGCTGCAGCACAGCCGTGGTCAAATCAAAAAGTGGGCATGTACGGCGGTTCGTACCTGGGAACGGTACAATGGATGTCTGCGCATGCGCAGCCGCCCCACCTGGTCGCCATGGCACCGATGGTGTCGCCCTCGAGTGCGAGAAACATGATGTTTAAAGGCGGTGTGTTCCAGTTGAAAACTGTCCAATTCCTGACACTCGGACTCATGGCGATGCATGCCAGAAGATATCATGCTCCAAGTGAGCTACCGGGACTCATGCGGGAAGTCCTGAACGCATTCGACAACAGGGAACGGGAAGCCAGCTATTTGCCGCTCAGGGCATGGCCGGTCGGCAAAAGATCCAGACTCATGAATTTTTACTTCGATTTTTTAGAGCACCCTACGAATGATGAATACTGGCGAGAGCTGGAATTTGCCGTCTATGAGAAAACCGTGGTACCTACTTGCATCGTTTGCAGTTGGTACGACTTCACCAGTGAAACTGGTGGATTGGCAAGTTACACCGGTATGAAGACGCGGGGTGGGACGGAGCACGCGAGAAAGAACGTTAAGTTGATTATAGGTCCCTGGGTACACGGGGTGGAACTCAACTCGGTCGTCGGTGAGATCGACTTTGGGATTCTCTCCACAGGTGCGGCAACGGACCTGATCGGTGTCTACCTACGGTGGTTCGATTACTGGTTGAAGGGTATCGATAACGGTGTCATTGATGAGCCCCCAGTCCGGATTTTCGTTATGGGTGACAACGTCTGGCGCAACGAGAATGAGTGGCCTCTGGCAAGAGCGGCGTACGCCAACTACTACCTCCATAGTGGTGGCAACGCCAACGGAATCAGCGGAGACGGTTTTTTGACCACTGAAGTTGCCGAGAAGGAACCGCAGGATATTTTTCACTACGATCCGCTTGACCCGGTACCGACTCTTGGCGGACGTCTGATCAGAGATGCCGGCGCTATCGACCAAAGTGAAATTGAGCAAAGAAAGGATGTACTGGTCTATTCCACACAGCCCCTCGTGGCTGATCTGGAAGTAACCGGGCCGATCATGATGAAGCTTTACGCCCAATCCTCCGCCCCGGACACCGACTTCACCGCTAAGCTGGTCGATGTGTGGCCGAACGGCAAGGCATACATTTTGGCCGACGGTATCACTCGGGCACGCTACCGAGACTCGGACGAGTTCCCGTCTTTAATCGAGCCGGATCGGGTTTATGAATACACCATCGATATGATGGGAACCAGCAACGTGTTCAAGGCCGGGCACAGGATTCGCCTGGAAATCTCGAGCAGTAATTTTCCGAAGTATGACCGTAACCCGAATACGGGTCATGACATTGGTGTGGATGCCGAAACCCGTGTGGCGAGGCAAACGATATTCCACGATCGCGCGAGACCTTCCCATGTGGTCTTGCCGTTGATTCCGCGTTGA
- a CDS encoding aspartate/glutamate racemase family protein — MMLLKERIVFVSHTPSNHYGFRNTVEYLKKFPEVDVWSADRFSSTPLFVPKSVSELDLEYAKKYGHIIGEPLFQAYCEADRVGYGAAICPSWGDGGVDDARKKLSMPVVGMSLSGYTKAVQTYGRFSLIHNHLPEMAPRNEQRIKDLGFWESYVSTEIFDIDVYQWMVEEKKPNYEELVAVAMPLVRNAVKKGARVVLLACASPDLSEFAGVLSRATMEELGIPAQASIDTAVEAARKIIGERR, encoded by the coding sequence ATGATGCTGTTGAAAGAAAGGATTGTATTTGTGTCTCATACTCCATCGAACCATTACGGGTTCCGGAACACTGTGGAGTATCTCAAGAAATTCCCAGAGGTAGATGTCTGGAGCGCGGATCGATTTTCATCAACCCCACTGTTTGTACCAAAATCGGTATCGGAACTCGACTTGGAATATGCGAAGAAGTACGGCCATATCATTGGTGAACCTCTTTTTCAAGCATACTGTGAAGCTGACCGTGTGGGATACGGTGCGGCCATCTGCCCCAGTTGGGGTGATGGCGGAGTCGACGATGCCCGGAAAAAGCTTTCCATGCCGGTCGTAGGGATGTCCTTGTCGGGATATACGAAGGCAGTCCAAACATACGGACGATTCTCGCTTATCCATAACCACCTCCCGGAAATGGCTCCCCGCAATGAGCAACGGATTAAAGATTTGGGTTTCTGGGAGAGCTACGTGTCAACTGAAATATTCGATATCGATGTGTATCAGTGGATGGTTGAGGAAAAGAAGCCTAATTACGAAGAGCTCGTGGCTGTTGCAATGCCTCTGGTGCGCAATGCCGTGAAAAAAGGGGCCCGAGTCGTATTGTTAGCATGTGCATCACCGGACTTGTCCGAATTTGCCGGAGTCCTGAGCAGGGCAACAATGGAGGAACTCGGTATCCCTGCACAGGCGTCTATCGACACAGCAGTAGAAGCTGCCAGAAAAATCATCGGTGAGAGACGATAA
- a CDS encoding MFS transporter, translating to MLNGLSIKSRQKVLVVFGAALGLACGFGPAFFGTLGILLKQMAASFNWGRGDIAVLPMVGMLGASIGAPLIGYIADRKGWNKVILFSVVLFALGLLAVSVAPVSYAYIIAVGLFTGIVGVGTTPAGYIAVISLAFDRRLGMALGLAAIGTGVGSMAMPIIVSKLIEVMDWRQAYLCVSGLILLFGLSAHQLIFRSSGAMKSNPGSNKTSLASKKITNAGVGISFYHAIAGYRFWVIGIATVFAGGITMGALVHLVSYATDRGIGPAFAAQSAAWMGFGIAAARTGVGFILDKIFAPIVACVALFLGATGLYLLSINILPSVWILPLAAILVGVATGAEGDLVPFLVKKYFGVVAFGSIYGTLMGAVGFGSGVGSYAYGWSFDLFKSYIPAFQVSAILLCACGLALLTLGRYQYARVEVPQDPGDIVKHAEPDC from the coding sequence ATGCTGAACGGTTTGTCAATAAAATCACGTCAAAAGGTACTCGTCGTTTTTGGCGCCGCATTAGGGCTCGCGTGTGGATTCGGGCCGGCATTTTTCGGAACCTTGGGGATACTCCTGAAGCAAATGGCGGCTTCCTTCAACTGGGGCCGCGGGGATATCGCGGTCTTGCCTATGGTGGGAATGCTCGGTGCCTCAATAGGCGCGCCTCTCATAGGTTATATTGCTGATCGAAAGGGATGGAACAAGGTAATTCTGTTCTCGGTCGTACTCTTTGCTCTGGGGCTCTTGGCAGTCTCTGTGGCGCCAGTGAGCTACGCCTACATTATTGCCGTAGGATTATTCACCGGCATTGTGGGAGTCGGTACAACGCCTGCGGGATACATCGCGGTAATTTCCCTTGCATTTGACCGCCGGCTTGGGATGGCGTTGGGATTGGCGGCGATAGGCACCGGCGTGGGCTCAATGGCAATGCCCATCATCGTAAGCAAGCTCATCGAGGTCATGGATTGGCGTCAGGCTTATTTGTGCGTCAGCGGATTGATTCTACTGTTTGGCCTCTCGGCACACCAGTTGATCTTTCGCTCGTCGGGTGCAATGAAATCCAATCCCGGCAGCAACAAGACTTCCCTTGCTTCAAAAAAAATAACTAATGCTGGAGTAGGAATTTCCTTTTACCACGCGATTGCCGGTTATCGTTTTTGGGTGATTGGCATTGCCACTGTGTTTGCAGGTGGTATAACAATGGGTGCGCTTGTTCATCTGGTATCGTATGCCACCGATCGCGGAATCGGTCCCGCATTTGCAGCACAGTCTGCAGCATGGATGGGATTCGGCATAGCTGCAGCTCGCACTGGCGTTGGTTTCATACTGGACAAAATTTTCGCGCCCATAGTTGCCTGCGTTGCACTCTTTCTCGGTGCCACAGGACTCTATTTGCTCAGTATCAATATACTTCCGTCTGTCTGGATTTTACCGCTGGCAGCAATCCTCGTCGGTGTTGCGACCGGGGCTGAAGGCGATCTGGTTCCATTCTTGGTTAAAAAATATTTTGGGGTCGTCGCCTTTGGAAGCATTTATGGAACCCTGATGGGAGCAGTTGGGTTTGGGAGCGGTGTGGGTTCATATGCTTATGGATGGTCGTTTGATCTTTTCAAATCGTATATACCAGCTTTTCAAGTATCCGCAATACTTTTGTGTGCTTGTGGTTTGGCGCTGCTCACACTTGGTCGCTATCAGTATGCACGCGTAGAGGTTCCCCAGGACCCCGGTGACATAGTAAAACATGCCGAACCTGATTGTTAA
- a CDS encoding ketoacyl-ACP synthase III family protein, translating to MKVGLEAVVSYLPETIVKREERSYLDCLIPEEHLALFKGPEEVRELRDENAVEIMAEGVTRKVLEAASLQPSDIDFIISGNIGGKQVFPMVGTYIHDKIGFKKDTPVVNIQNFCASFVDGIHLAWNLVLGGHYKKVLVSVVTSCGHDIAKTGWGIDHTSPPAKFVGDGAGAAIVSAQHLKCEFLSYTNRTCGERYNHSRMLNTPIMNPALKEIAGVQADSGVFLTMDQWAMDFGVLLGKDHMMPTIHEALEKAGLNLSDIDIAIIHHPVAALHDQWVKDGIEAGIGKEKWKLGYDKIGNCGNVDIAYVLAELSEHGSIRSGSVIMLYAPGLGGHCPCMIVRWL from the coding sequence ATGAAAGTCGGATTGGAAGCAGTGGTGTCATATCTCCCGGAAACCATCGTGAAAAGAGAGGAACGGTCGTACCTTGATTGTCTGATCCCCGAAGAGCATTTGGCGCTCTTCAAGGGGCCCGAAGAGGTGAGGGAGTTGAGAGATGAAAATGCAGTGGAAATTATGGCAGAGGGAGTAACGAGAAAAGTGTTAGAGGCTGCCAGCCTGCAACCTTCTGATATTGATTTTATTATTTCTGGCAATATCGGGGGGAAACAGGTCTTTCCGATGGTTGGGACGTATATACATGACAAAATTGGATTTAAGAAAGATACGCCAGTTGTCAACATTCAGAACTTCTGTGCAAGCTTTGTCGATGGAATACACCTGGCTTGGAACCTTGTCCTTGGAGGGCACTACAAAAAAGTTCTTGTCTCAGTAGTCACCTCTTGCGGTCACGATATTGCGAAAACTGGTTGGGGAATTGACCATACAAGCCCACCCGCGAAATTTGTTGGAGATGGGGCAGGGGCTGCCATAGTTTCTGCCCAGCATCTCAAGTGCGAGTTCCTTTCCTATACGAACAGAACGTGCGGTGAAAGGTATAACCATTCCAGGATGCTGAATACGCCGATTATGAACCCAGCCCTTAAAGAAATAGCAGGGGTCCAGGCAGATTCGGGCGTATTTTTAACAATGGACCAATGGGCCATGGATTTTGGTGTGCTGCTTGGTAAAGACCATATGATGCCAACCATTCACGAAGCTTTGGAGAAAGCAGGTTTAAATCTGTCCGATATTGACATAGCCATTATTCATCACCCTGTTGCTGCCCTGCATGACCAATGGGTCAAAGATGGGATAGAGGCGGGGATAGGTAAAGAAAAGTGGAAGCTGGGCTACGACAAGATAGGGAACTGCGGAAATGTCGATATCGCATATGTTCTTGCTGAACTTTCAGAACATGGGTCGATTCGAAGCGGTTCTGTCATTATGCTCTACGCTCCGGGATTAGGAGGGCACTGTCCGTGCATGATAGTACGGTGGCTTTAA
- a CDS encoding DUF1329 domain-containing protein: MKKIKTFGTFFLFIAVVLCSIALPLWSAERDYVVERIIHPEFDKHKRYFDDPRPVFTNWSWKKNMPPEQYAVYASDPEVTKRLWAETIGFKAPDVVGKIAPEIKPGKYSYNDKEKYPGLKALMVPALYERFKPGVAPSLAGNFPEMEIVPTRQYPWNLKIAQATKDNAGQAKLDEKGYLISKTLRPGFPFPKPSGKFAAQQYLYNNRQNYITGEDSYGVIRQTGFSKNLKPDYGSKGIICYLRLQGRAVTPTRPDGFFDERAKARDETLNFRVEFYAPRDRFGDALLSTYYNDVDKLDTIFMYIGALRRVRKLSNTDTQDTTGGSDYTYLDSFGFSQKMSPTLYPYKYEIVEDREYLFPYTIDGSDYLTSKGAEWHGLKFERRPVVVLKLTQLDKNFIYSKRMIYVDKETFQILHAEMYDQKGRLWRTYTHLSYYDTGTGIHSMTKQLIQDHLDVHTSINQAYFMPTVGWSQRNKFDITSLQDAVK, from the coding sequence ATGAAAAAGATTAAAACATTTGGGACATTCTTTTTGTTCATCGCGGTTGTATTGTGTTCGATTGCGTTACCCCTATGGAGTGCGGAACGGGACTATGTGGTGGAGAGGATCATCCATCCGGAGTTTGACAAGCACAAACGCTACTTTGATGATCCGAGGCCGGTGTTTACAAACTGGAGCTGGAAGAAGAATATGCCTCCCGAGCAGTACGCCGTGTATGCGTCTGATCCCGAGGTCACGAAAAGGCTTTGGGCTGAGACCATTGGGTTCAAGGCACCCGATGTGGTCGGCAAGATCGCACCGGAGATAAAACCGGGGAAGTATTCCTATAATGATAAAGAGAAATACCCGGGGCTCAAGGCCCTTATGGTGCCGGCATTATATGAACGCTTTAAGCCAGGGGTTGCTCCTTCTCTTGCCGGAAATTTTCCTGAAATGGAGATCGTTCCCACCCGGCAGTACCCGTGGAACCTGAAAATTGCCCAGGCGACAAAAGACAACGCGGGGCAGGCGAAGCTTGATGAAAAGGGATACTTAATCAGCAAGACGTTGCGCCCGGGTTTCCCCTTTCCGAAGCCATCGGGGAAGTTCGCAGCCCAGCAATATCTGTATAACAATAGGCAGAACTACATAACTGGCGAGGATAGCTACGGCGTTATTCGTCAGACAGGATTTAGCAAGAACCTTAAGCCGGACTACGGGTCAAAAGGTATAATTTGTTATTTACGACTTCAGGGCCGGGCGGTAACGCCGACCAGACCTGATGGCTTTTTTGATGAGCGGGCAAAGGCGAGGGATGAGACCCTGAATTTCCGTGTTGAGTTTTATGCTCCTCGGGACAGATTTGGTGACGCCTTGCTTTCAACATACTACAATGATGTCGACAAGTTAGACACGATATTCATGTATATAGGGGCACTGAGGCGAGTGCGAAAGCTGTCGAATACCGATACCCAGGATACTACGGGGGGGTCGGATTACACCTATTTGGATAGCTTTGGTTTTTCACAAAAAATGTCCCCTACCCTATATCCCTATAAGTACGAGATAGTCGAAGACCGGGAATATCTCTTCCCTTACACCATTGATGGGTCTGATTACCTTACTTCAAAAGGTGCAGAGTGGCACGGCCTCAAGTTCGAACGCCGACCGGTGGTCGTGTTGAAGCTGACGCAATTGGACAAAAATTTCATTTATAGCAAGCGTATGATCTACGTGGATAAGGAGACATTTCAGATCCTTCATGCAGAGATGTACGACCAGAAGGGACGCCTGTGGCGTACTTATACTCATCTCTCTTACTATGACACCGGGACAGGAATACACTCCATGACAAAGCAGCTTATACAGGATCATCTGGACGTGCACACCTCAATCAACCAGGCCTACTTCATGCCCACCGTGGGTTGGTCACAGCGCAACAAGTTTGATATCACCAGTTTGCAGGACGCAGTGAAATAG